One genomic region from Gossypium hirsutum isolate 1008001.06 chromosome D13, Gossypium_hirsutum_v2.1, whole genome shotgun sequence encodes:
- the LOC107920535 gene encoding uncharacterized protein — protein sequence MPSTSSATPPTPSHPTTHHVLQALLDSSRPFLRGELQYVDKNLPNLVAVLRSVGAGECWHKHGSFLEHLVDIYRILKIWKAQDSVCLCGLFHSAYSNSYVNLAIFDPSTGRDVVRGHVGDAAERLIHLFCVVPRQPLIHDDLLFKYTDSEIVEHLAASEVSLKNAKEKGVFNEDEAWRNKIRGLVPENGHTVKHIKTGEDVLVSRRVLAIFLMMTMADFSDQLYGFQDVLFENFDGRLEFVGNNNVALWPGNGKPGLWLNSISRMGAIYSLILREEEIFVEQRKRVSGIEIETDRDEDIELVVPPVFEHCSKVLGAKEQIEARDLYWEAVCDDSKGGQERAEELLLGSIEKNPFVGEPHVVLAQVYLTKGRFEEAEKEAEKGLILMLQWSSPWDKRMSWEGWIAWGRVLWMKAKEQSWPQTSWGVLNLGLVK from the coding sequence ATGCCATCAACTTCATCGGCAACCCCACCGACACCATCTCATCCCACCACTCACCACGTCCTTCAAGCCCTGTTAGACTCCTCACGTCCCTTCCTTCGTGGCGAGCTTCAATATGTCGACAAAAACTTGCCTAATTTGGTCGCCGTCTTGCGTTCCGTTGGTGCCGGCGAGTGTTGGCACAAGCACGGCAGCTTTTTAGAGCATCTGGTCGATATCTATCGGATTCTCAAAATATGGAAGGCGCAAGACTCCGTTTGCCTTTGCGGTCTTTTCCACTCTGCTTACTCCAACTCTTACGTCAACCTCGCCATATTCGACCCTTCAACCGGCCGCGACGTCGTTCGAGGCCACGTCGGCGACGCCGCAGAGCGTTTAATCCATTTGTTCTGCGTCGTCCCAAGGCAACCTTTGATCCACGATGACCTTTTGTTCAAGTATACGGATTCGGAAATCGTCGAACACCTTGCGGCCTCCGAGGTTTCGTTGAAGAACGCCAAAGAAAAGGGCGTTTTTAATGAAGACGAGGCTTGGAGGAATAAGATACGCGGACTGGTGCCTGAAAATGGGCATACAGTGAAGCACATAAAGACCGGCGAGGACGTGTTGGTGTCTCGAAGGGTGTTGGCTATTTTCCTCATGATGACCATGGCAGATTTCAGTGACCAGCTTTATGGATTCCAGGATGTTCTGTTTGAAAACTTCGATGGTAGGCTCGAATTCGTGGGCAACAACAACGTTGCTTTATGGCCTGGGAATGGCAAACCAGGGCTGTGGTTGAATTCAATATCGAGAATGGGGGCAATATATAGTTTAATACTGAGAGAGGAAGAGATTTTTGTTGAACAAAGGAAAAGGGTAAGTGGCATTGAGATTGAAACTGACAGAGATGAAGACATTGAGCTTGTTGTGCCACCAGTTTTTGAGCACTGCAGTAAGGTGTTAGGTGCAAAAGAGCAAATAGAGGCAAGGGACTTGTATTGGGAAGCTGTTTGTGATGATTCAAAAGGAGGGCAAGAGAGAGCTGAGGAATTGTTATTAGGCAGCATTGAGAAGAACCCTTTTGTGGGTGAACCACATGTGGTGTTGGCTCAGGTTTATTTGACCAAAGGAAGGTTTGAGGAAGCTGAAAAAGAGGCTGAGAAAGGGTTGATTTTGATGCTTCAATGGAGCAGTCCATGGGATAAAAGGATGTCTTGGGAAGGATGGATTGCTTGGGGAAGGGTTCTGTGGATGAAAGCTAAAGAACAATCTTGGCCACAAACTTCATGGGGTGTCCTCAATTTGGGCCTTGTTAAGTGA